A genomic stretch from Longibacter salinarum includes:
- a CDS encoding S41 family peptidase has protein sequence MYRHIVAIAAAVFLLSGTSGFAHAQSNEQSDDAGPFLRHPAVSPDGNTIAFSYQGDIWTVPASGGRAFRLTVHEAYEGQPQWNDAGTHLAFTSNRHGNADVFAMTAEGNTPVRLTYHSTNDRVTDITADNRVLFNTERTYVQVERESEVYHVPMDGGMPDRLLNALGDGATQSPDGRFIVMERGSNRTTRSDYRGPANRDLWIYDTQEESYQQITQYNGNDYAAVWAGPRELYFISDRSGTRNAYRLQLADDGSASSEPEALTNYDRDGVRTLSASADGSLISFERMTNAYTLDVDGGEPQILNVTVPRDARNVPVDRMTMSDEAREFAVSPDESQIAYVVRGEIFVTETDTEEPESNRLTRHAYRDRDVVWVNEKTLLFTSDREGQYDVFRLTSTDPEAESLFESLQHSVERITSSDVDERHLVLSPDRDRVLFLRGQGTLVSASVSDDGLSDENVLIEGWAEPRDVTFSPDGQWIAYSQSDLDFNEDVFILPADGDGTPVNVSQHPRSDGNPVWSPDGSKLGFVSERSGNDADIWFAWLTEEDFERTKRDWEELQEETEDETKEDDEQTVPVDIDLEDIHERLVRVTSMPGNEDSPVIDKEGQTFYFVAGERGRTTTYDPSPDLYKIKWDSSERSQISQGGISPSDIVLGPEASTLYFRQRGGRLAQFATTGSDVESLPFTAHMTVDRSEERMQIFEEAWRSIANGFYDPDHHGVDWDALKDKYRPWAQRASTIQDLQEVMNLMLGEVNASHMGFYPASLFGSNGGAETGLLGVELDPTDDGARIVRVVPNSPADRSLSRLYEGDVILSVNGSSVADARNIYALLDGTVDQRTLLRVRGQDGDTRTVRIRPTDDLDDQLYREWVEDRRELTEEYSGGRLGYIHIEGMNWESFERFERELVASAGDKEGLLVDVRFNGGGWTTDYLMTVLTTRRHAYTVPRGATSDIDNHEQFRSHYPFGERLPYAAWTKPVAALCNQNSYSNAEIFSHAFKQFDLGPLVGTPTFGAVISTGGVGLIDGSFVRLPFRGWWVYETDANMEGTPATPDITVENAPDHRAQGTDAQLRRTVDELLQQLDGQQATGPSSSDDGSGPSGR, from the coding sequence ATGTATCGCCACATCGTCGCTATCGCCGCAGCTGTGTTCTTGCTGTCTGGAACATCCGGTTTCGCGCACGCACAGTCGAACGAACAATCTGACGACGCCGGCCCCTTCCTGAGACACCCGGCCGTGTCCCCCGACGGTAATACCATCGCATTTTCGTACCAGGGCGATATCTGGACCGTGCCCGCATCGGGTGGGCGCGCGTTCCGACTCACGGTGCATGAAGCCTACGAAGGCCAACCGCAGTGGAACGACGCCGGGACCCACCTCGCCTTCACGAGCAACCGGCACGGCAATGCCGATGTCTTCGCTATGACGGCCGAGGGCAATACGCCCGTTCGGCTGACGTATCATTCGACAAACGATCGCGTCACCGACATCACGGCAGACAACCGCGTCCTCTTCAACACGGAGCGCACCTACGTCCAGGTCGAGCGAGAGAGTGAGGTCTACCACGTGCCGATGGACGGCGGAATGCCCGACCGGCTCCTCAACGCCCTCGGCGACGGCGCTACGCAATCGCCCGACGGACGCTTCATCGTGATGGAGCGCGGCAGCAACCGCACCACGCGAAGCGATTACCGTGGCCCCGCGAACCGCGACCTCTGGATCTACGACACGCAGGAGGAGAGCTACCAGCAGATCACGCAGTACAACGGCAACGACTACGCGGCGGTGTGGGCCGGACCGCGCGAGCTGTACTTCATCAGCGACCGCAGCGGCACGCGCAACGCCTACCGCCTGCAACTCGCGGACGATGGCTCCGCCAGCAGCGAACCCGAAGCGCTCACGAACTACGACCGGGACGGCGTCCGTACGCTATCTGCCAGCGCAGACGGTAGCCTTATCAGCTTCGAGCGCATGACGAACGCGTATACGCTCGACGTGGACGGCGGAGAGCCGCAGATCCTCAACGTCACCGTCCCGCGCGATGCACGAAATGTGCCTGTGGACCGCATGACCATGTCGGACGAGGCCCGCGAATTTGCCGTCTCCCCGGACGAGTCGCAGATCGCGTACGTGGTTCGCGGCGAAATCTTCGTCACGGAGACAGACACCGAAGAGCCGGAATCCAACCGTCTCACGCGTCATGCCTACCGCGATCGCGACGTCGTATGGGTGAACGAGAAAACCCTTCTGTTTACCAGCGACCGCGAAGGACAGTACGATGTCTTCCGCCTGACCTCCACCGACCCGGAGGCCGAATCGCTGTTTGAAAGTCTCCAGCACTCGGTCGAACGCATCACGTCCAGCGATGTCGATGAACGACATCTCGTTCTCTCTCCCGACCGCGATCGCGTCCTCTTTCTCCGCGGTCAGGGTACCCTCGTTTCTGCATCCGTTTCCGACGACGGCCTCTCGGACGAGAACGTCCTGATTGAGGGATGGGCGGAGCCGCGCGACGTCACGTTTAGCCCGGACGGGCAGTGGATCGCCTACTCGCAGAGCGACCTCGACTTCAACGAGGACGTCTTCATCCTTCCTGCCGATGGCGACGGCACCCCCGTGAACGTCAGCCAGCACCCGCGCTCCGACGGCAACCCTGTCTGGAGCCCGGACGGATCGAAGCTGGGCTTCGTGTCGGAACGCAGCGGCAACGACGCTGACATCTGGTTTGCCTGGCTGACGGAAGAAGACTTCGAGCGCACGAAGCGGGACTGGGAAGAGCTGCAAGAAGAGACGGAGGACGAGACGAAAGAGGACGACGAGCAAACCGTACCCGTAGATATCGACCTCGAAGATATCCACGAGCGCCTGGTACGCGTGACGTCGATGCCGGGCAACGAAGATTCGCCCGTGATCGACAAAGAGGGACAGACCTTTTACTTCGTCGCCGGGGAGCGGGGACGCACCACCACCTACGATCCGTCGCCCGACCTCTACAAGATCAAGTGGGACAGTAGCGAACGGTCGCAGATATCGCAGGGGGGAATTTCGCCCTCTGACATCGTCCTCGGCCCGGAAGCATCCACCCTCTACTTTCGTCAGCGAGGCGGCCGCCTGGCGCAATTCGCAACGACGGGCTCCGACGTGGAGTCGCTACCGTTCACAGCGCACATGACCGTCGACCGGAGCGAGGAGCGGATGCAGATTTTTGAGGAGGCGTGGCGTTCGATCGCCAACGGCTTCTACGACCCCGACCACCATGGTGTGGACTGGGATGCCCTGAAGGACAAGTACCGCCCGTGGGCACAGCGCGCCTCCACGATTCAAGATCTGCAGGAGGTCATGAATCTGATGCTCGGTGAGGTCAACGCAAGCCACATGGGTTTCTACCCGGCCTCCCTCTTCGGCAGCAACGGAGGAGCCGAAACCGGACTCCTCGGCGTTGAGCTCGACCCAACCGATGACGGCGCTCGCATCGTTCGCGTGGTACCCAACAGCCCGGCCGATCGCTCGCTCAGCCGTCTGTACGAGGGAGACGTTATCCTCTCCGTCAACGGTTCGTCCGTCGCCGACGCCCGCAACATCTACGCGCTCCTCGACGGGACCGTCGACCAACGCACGCTTCTCCGCGTCCGCGGCCAGGATGGCGACACGCGCACGGTCCGCATTCGCCCAACAGACGATCTCGACGATCAGCTGTATCGTGAATGGGTCGAAGATCGGCGTGAACTGACGGAGGAATACTCCGGTGGACGCCTCGGCTACATTCACATCGAAGGCATGAACTGGGAAAGCTTCGAGCGCTTCGAGCGAGAGCTCGTCGCTAGTGCCGGGGACAAGGAAGGTCTGCTGGTTGATGTCCGATTCAACGGTGGCGGCTGGACGACCGACTACCTCATGACGGTGCTGACCACCCGCCGGCACGCCTATACGGTGCCGCGCGGCGCAACCTCAGACATCGACAATCACGAGCAATTCCGCTCGCACTACCCGTTCGGCGAACGCCTCCCCTACGCGGCCTGGACGAAACCCGTCGCCGCCCTCTGCAACCAGAACAGCTACTCGAACGCCGAAATCTTTTCGCACGCCTTCAAGCAGTTCGACCTCGGGCCTCTCGTCGGAACGCCCACGTTCGGTGCCGTCATTTCGACGGGCGGCGTCGGGCTGATCGACGGGTCCTTCGTCAGACTCCCGTTCCGCGGCTGGTGGGTTTACGAAACGGACGCGAACATGGAGGGCACGCCGGCGACGCCTGATATCACCGTAGAGAACGCACCCGATCACCGTGCGCAGGGGACGGATGCCCAGCTTCGCCGGACCGTCGACGAACTTCTTCAGCAACTCGATGGCCAACAGGCGACAGGGCCCTCTAGCTCGGACGACGGCAGTGGCCCGAGTGGTCGGTAA
- a CDS encoding TIGR01548 family HAD-type hydrolase, whose protein sequence is MSQNVKLSAILFDMDGVLVDVSRSYRRAIEETVEHFTGRKIGANTVQRYKNYGGFNDDWKLTHAIITDTAMEVPLSRVIEEFQNRYRGENWDGVITEETPLISEETLQALNTDERIMGIVTGRPEEEALWTLDHFGWKKYFPLLVSKEKQGERPKPHPFPLNHSLTILAAAGRDVSPKEAVYIGDTVDDMEAARKAGMWAIGIVPPYVDADDHRPLLRDKGAHLVLEDPNELPDLFDRFGEALAAHSHA, encoded by the coding sequence ATGTCTCAGAACGTCAAGCTGTCTGCTATTTTGTTCGACATGGACGGCGTCCTCGTCGATGTTTCCCGCTCATATCGACGCGCCATCGAGGAGACGGTCGAGCACTTTACGGGGCGGAAGATCGGAGCGAACACGGTCCAGCGGTATAAGAACTACGGAGGGTTCAACGACGACTGGAAGCTCACGCACGCGATCATTACGGACACCGCAATGGAGGTGCCGCTCAGCCGCGTGATTGAGGAGTTCCAGAATCGCTATCGTGGCGAGAACTGGGACGGCGTCATCACAGAGGAGACGCCGCTCATTAGCGAAGAAACGCTCCAGGCGCTCAACACGGACGAGCGCATCATGGGCATCGTCACAGGGCGCCCGGAAGAGGAAGCTCTGTGGACGCTGGACCACTTCGGGTGGAAGAAATACTTCCCGCTCCTCGTCTCCAAGGAGAAGCAGGGAGAACGCCCGAAACCGCACCCCTTCCCGCTGAATCACTCCCTGACGATTCTTGCCGCTGCCGGCCGCGACGTCTCCCCGAAGGAGGCCGTCTACATCGGTGACACGGTGGACGACATGGAAGCCGCTCGAAAGGCAGGCATGTGGGCCATCGGTATCGTCCCGCCCTACGTAGATGCCGATGACCACCGCCCGCTCCTCCGCGATAAAGGCGCCCACCTCGTCCTCGAAGATCCGAACGAACTGCCGGACCTGTTCGATCGCTTCGGCGAGGCCCTCGCAGCACACTCGCACGCGTAA
- a CDS encoding OmpA family protein encodes MSTSTLRSVLFLCVAFVFSISLTACGGQEVERLQTQVDSLQTVNDELSRTVERLRTSVREQQQTQEETTTLEPVVYFPSGSAWLTDRGKRAIDELAQTINREYDGRAFRIKGYTDSMPIGDSLRSIYPSNWYLSAQRAAAVAHYLNTEHGIQTPTLEIGAYGPKVPVASNETREGRQKNRRVEIVVDGQ; translated from the coding sequence ATGAGTACGTCGACGCTCAGATCGGTTCTGTTCTTGTGTGTTGCCTTCGTCTTCTCCATTTCTCTGACTGCCTGCGGCGGACAGGAGGTAGAGCGCCTGCAGACGCAGGTCGATTCGCTGCAGACGGTCAATGACGAACTATCTCGTACGGTCGAGCGACTTCGCACCTCGGTTCGAGAGCAGCAGCAAACACAGGAGGAGACGACGACCCTCGAGCCGGTGGTGTATTTTCCATCGGGCAGTGCCTGGCTGACCGATCGTGGTAAGCGGGCGATCGATGAGTTGGCGCAAACCATCAACCGGGAATATGATGGGCGTGCGTTTCGGATCAAAGGGTACACGGACAGCATGCCGATCGGGGACAGTCTCCGCAGCATTTATCCGAGCAACTGGTACCTCTCCGCACAACGTGCTGCGGCGGTAGCTCATTACCTCAACACGGAGCACGGTATTCAGACGCCGACGCTCGAGATCGGTGCGTACGGCCCGAAGGTGCCGGTGGCGAGTAACGAGACGCGGGAGGGAAGACAAAAGAACCGCCGGGTCGAAATTGTCGTGGACGGGCAGTAG
- a CDS encoding NUDIX hydrolase: protein MLLFAPSDAYRDDLDEVRRHGLIAPEGEELTLFLDLGDVPRGAERIYVVDTSTMQRPPKRATGRTVEVEGVPSTAIRNVDPYRPPEVVKAGGGYVLRIVDGEPVLLLIHRRGVWDLPKGKLDPGESIAECALREVREEVGIEQLAEHQPLGTTHHAYPDGGVYAVKITHWYLMQTPERHFKPERKEGIRRVAWARWPVAREHIGYDSLARHMDRVEGTIRRFAENSS from the coding sequence ATGTTGCTTTTTGCCCCGTCGGATGCGTATCGCGATGACCTCGACGAGGTTCGTCGCCACGGTCTTATCGCACCTGAGGGGGAGGAACTGACACTCTTCCTGGATCTGGGCGACGTACCCCGGGGAGCGGAGCGGATCTACGTCGTGGACACGTCGACAATGCAGCGTCCGCCGAAGCGAGCGACGGGACGAACGGTTGAGGTGGAGGGGGTGCCGTCAACTGCCATTCGAAACGTGGATCCGTATCGACCGCCGGAGGTCGTGAAGGCGGGCGGAGGTTATGTTCTTCGCATTGTAGATGGCGAACCCGTTCTCCTTCTGATTCATCGAAGAGGAGTCTGGGATTTGCCGAAAGGCAAGCTGGATCCGGGTGAAAGCATTGCGGAGTGTGCTCTGCGCGAGGTCCGCGAGGAGGTTGGCATCGAGCAATTGGCGGAGCATCAGCCGCTGGGGACCACGCATCACGCGTATCCGGATGGGGGCGTTTACGCCGTAAAGATAACGCACTGGTACCTGATGCAGACGCCGGAGCGACACTTTAAGCCGGAGCGGAAGGAGGGGATTCGTCGGGTGGCCTGGGCGCGATGGCCCGTCGCTCGCGAGCACATTGGATACGATTCGCTTGCCCGGCACATGGACCGGGTGGAAGGCACGATCCGCCGGTTCGCAGAGAACAGCAGTTGA